Sequence from the Miscanthus floridulus cultivar M001 chromosome 16, ASM1932011v1, whole genome shotgun sequence genome:
ggtgagtgaaccactcactagCCTTGTCGAGTACCCGCTAGTGTTGCGGAGCACCCGCTAgtcgtgccgaccacgaacaggcATTGTCCGTCTCCACACTCTATGACTGGAGCTAGagaaagaagggagaacagagcatgcacgcaCAACACAAGATACCAGCGTTgcccgaagccctgtctgtgagatggaaaatctgaactctctttactgagtagccgtggtagtctatttatacaactctatccatctagtcttagtacagcccacatgctgtaacagtaactagataacatacagggctgactctacgCCGGCCACTGCATGGCTACAGTGCTGTAGGTGAGTCGTGCGGCgtcgcctgcacctgcagcggctatagtATCACAACAGGGGGTCTTTCAGCGCCGCCTTCcattgctgtgttcacacaaggaaaacagtagtttattctaacaattcTTCTCCTAAACCTACCGCTATCCCTTGTACcgccctccatgccgatcatctccttcagctccgtgagtcgaagacgtccgagcggcttggtgaggacgtctgcgACTTgctgaccagtttcgacgaactcgatgacgatctgccctccatcgacatagttcctgaggaagtggaacttcacgtcgatgtgtttgctctagTCATGCAGAACTGGATTCtttgcgagggcgatggcgggctagttgtccaccatcagtgctggtgggtgagcttccacgccggtcagctcacccagcagccggcatagccacacaacttggcacgccactgtggccgccgctacgtactctgcctcgcacgtagatagcgccaccaccttctgtttcagcgacaaccataaaattggggccgacccgaggaagacgagcacgccagaggtgatccgtcgtccgtcgatgtcccccgccatgtctacattgctgaacacagtgagctacagcctactTCCACCGGTCCTTGGAaagatgatcccttgatccaccatccccttgacgtagcgcagtagctgCTTCACCGTAGCCCAATGATCCTTTCGAGGATCCTCtatgaagcggctgacgtagcccacggcgaacgcaatgtccaacctcatgtggactaggtagcgtagaccaccgACGATActtcggtagagtgttgcatccaccttcgccgtggtGCTGGCCTTCTTCGgctttagccgctcctccattggagttaCACAtgacttgcactcagccatgccgctccgctccaacagcttggaggcatacgcgctctgaccgagcatgagttcATCCtttccctgtctcacctcgatgccgaggtagtaggagagtgcgccgagatcgctcattcgaaaataaGCCGCCATCttgcgcttgaagctgttgatgtcctccgtacGCGCGCTGGTGATGATCAAGTTGTCCACATACACgctgacgacgagctcctccttcccccattgcCACGTGTAGAGCACATGCTCGGTTGTGCaccgttgaaacccaagctcgcccagcgtggcgtcaagcttggcgttctaggctcgtggggcctgccgtagcccgtagagcgtcttgtgtagtcggagcaccctatgctcctctcCCTTAACGGCGAAacttggaggttgcctgacgaagaccgtctccgccagcttgccattgaggaaggccaattttacatccaagtgatggacacgccagtcttttgctgctgccaaggcaagtagcaaacggaccgactccatgcgcgctactggtgcaaagacctcctcgaagtctatgcccttgcgctgaacaaagcctcggacgatgaggcacgccttgtgcatgacaatggcgccgagctcgtctcgcttgaccttgtacacccacttcaggctgatcgaacGGCATCCTAAAGGTGGATCGATAAGCTGTCATGTCTCattttccttgatcgccttcatctcctccagcatcgcccgtcgctagTTTTTGCCCCACTCggctagcgcgaacgtgggtggttcctctgcactgacaagcagcagctctgcgtcattgagcagccgaccagccagtccTAAGGGTCCTGTGCCGCCAACGATGTCGTCCATCCAATAGaatcgcacctcctcaccttcgtggtaggcatccacgaactcagtgatgtcacttggagatgAGGCAAACTCAATCAGCATTGATGGAGTTTCCTGTTCCACCTGAGTGCTCtacacagcacctggagtgctcggcactacttctggacaaCTCATCATAACTCCTACAGCGTTCAGCCACACTGTAGGAGTACCCAGCCTCAGTcttagagtggttggcaccactgcaagatgtcttggctccaccatgggagtgctcggcacccgtcctaaAGTGGTCACCAGAACTGCAGAACCTCTCGGcgccactcctggcgtgctcggcatccctccaggagtgctcgacactcctccctgagtgctcggcatcccctcccgaagtgctcggcactgtcctaggagtgctcggctttgccgctggagtgctcggctctcctctcggagtgctcagcacctcttccccagcgtctccaccatcgtggatgaccaagtgctcgacgacgaaggtgctggtgaagccgctagctttccctgtgctcggactgctccagtcccaagccgcctcctcgtcgaacacgacgtcgcgcgagacaagcaccttgtctccgcgtgggtcgtatagccggtatgccttggtaccctccgcgtagcccaggaacaccatgggtgtgctcctgtcctccagcttggtgaggtttgaCTTCGTCTTCCTggcgtggccgatgcagccgaatgtccagaggaaggatACGCTCGGCTttcgcccataccaagcttcgaacggcgtcttgcccgttAGGGCCTTGGTCGAAGCGCGG
This genomic interval carries:
- the LOC136511106 gene encoding uncharacterized mitochondrial protein AtMg00810-like — translated: MAAYFRMSDLGALSYYLGIEVRQGKDELMLGQSAYASKLLERSGMAECKSCVTPMEERLKPKKASTTAKVDATLYRSIVGGLRYLVHMRLDIAFAVGYVSRFIEDPRKDHWATVKQLLRYVKGMVDQGIIFPRTGGSRL